The Dermacentor albipictus isolate Rhodes 1998 colony chromosome 2, USDA_Dalb.pri_finalv2, whole genome shotgun sequence genome has a segment encoding these proteins:
- the LOC135908183 gene encoding general transcription factor 3C polypeptide 6 yields MADDEGDDEVYVVVELTGVIDSQVMDLAGKQCAVLGVDTPEPMLKLGSYLFTGEYKDTIGTCVLFEEIETATGEDTNWTSEASGSGCRPKRQKPQKELRYFGKTEKRLDMKTSFLQEKAAVRAAELMREAEKPDQEDSKPDQEESPTEMAVDDS; encoded by the coding sequence ATGGCCGACGATGAAGGGGACGACGAGGTTTACGTCGTCGTGGAGCTCACCGGCGTCATAGACAGCCAAGTGATGGACCTGGCCGGCAAACAGTGCGCCGTTCTCGGCGTCGACACACCAGAACCTATGCTGAAGCTCGGCTCGTACCTTTTTACGGGCGAATATAAGGACACCATCGGGACGTGCGTGCTCTTCGAGGAGATCGAAACAGCCACTGGTGAAGACACCAACTGGACTTCTGAGGCCAGTGGCAGTGGCTGCCGGCCGAAACGGCAGAAACCACAGAAAGAGCTCAGGTATTTCGGCAAAACCGAAAAGCGGCTCGACATGAAGACATCTTTTCTGCAAGAAAAGGCGGCCGTTAGGGCTGCCGAATTAATGCGGGAAGCAGAGAAGCCTGACCAAGAAGACTCGAAGCCTGACCAAGAAGAATCGCCGACAGAGATGGCGGTGGACGATAGCTGA
- the LOC135908185 gene encoding uncharacterized protein codes for MDGTSAAVGEARTPKAVRASAEAASAAAANRAKKARHTYCAAPNCECSKTRHRQEHDGRRCSLFGMPRDEQMFRRWQRYMPPRAGGKRLTPQSALCERHFDPQFVLRYYEHTINGEVVRIMRGKPSLTPDAVPTMFPDSPSYYTRHVPRRRKPVQRVALPPLKPKRTSATTSSAKTSSADVAAVGDSSEVEAAVAQVPATSDADPAVVKCEVTPGLVLPAPKPKRTSATTSSTKISSPDVAAVGDASEVEATVTQVPATSDAEPVVKCEVTPAFPYKDLPLPSGQWACHVISEKPLVIAYSTCRISNDEPGRLVTEKLVLVREHEDHAECHVYLEGRRLSSFEGAGGTDYPETLLQRLDSIERCPGLGRPEEFHLAEHLPPYVEMRESRLHSIYCSGMSTTRTGLSEKCQHARSLLRKKRARLERKMRMPDHPPVREVVMSTEPPTPPLMPADFAGASNGESVEREFKADVQGNVPTVELVLDETENGPVETGLGESECTPVLEVEDETAVPYHVVISGQVPIYVQ; via the coding sequence ATGGACGGTACAAGCGCAGCAGTGGGCGAAGCGCGAACTCCGAAGGCGGTGCGCGCTTCGGCCGAAGCGGCCTCCGCCGCAGCCGCCAACCGTGCGAAGAAGGCGCGCCACACGTACTGTGCTGCGCCGAACTGCGAGTGCAGCAAGACCCGGCACCGGCAGGAGCACGACGGCCGCCGGTGCTCGCTGTTCGGCATGCCGCGCGACGAGCAGATGTTCCGGCGCTGGCAGCGGTACATGCCACCGCGCGCCGGCGGAAAGCGGCTCACGCCGCAGTCGGCACTGTGCGAGCGCCACTTCGACCCGCAGTTTGTCCTGCGCTACTACGAGCACACCATCAACGGGGAGGTCGTGCGCATCATGCGCGGCAAGCCGTCGCTCACGCCGGACGCGGTGCCCACCATGTTCCCGGACTCGCCCTCGTATTACACGCGCCATGTGCCCAGACGTCGTAAGCCGGTGCAGAGGGTAGCCCTGCCTCCGCTCAAGCCCAAGCGAACGTCGGCGACGACCTCTTCCGCCAAGACTTCTTCGGCAGACGTCGCCGCTGTAGGCGATTCGTCCGAGGTCGAAGCCGCGGTGGCGCAGGTGCCCGCGACCAGCGACGCCGATCCGGCCGTCGTCAAGTGCGAGGTTACGCCAGGACTAGTCTTGCCTGCGCCCAAACCGAAGCGAACGTCGgcgacgacctcttccaccaagATTtcttcgccggacgtcgccgctGTAGGCGACGCGTCTGAGGTCGAAGCCACGGTGACGCAGGTGCCCGCGACCAGCGATGCCGAACCGGTCGTCAAGTGCGAGGTTACGCCGGCGTTCCCGTACAAGGACCTACCTCTGCCGTCGGGCCAGTGGGCGTGCCACGTGATCAGCGAGAAGCCGCTGGTGATAGCGTACAGCACGTGCCGCATCTCGAACGATGAGCCGGGTCGCCTGGTCACCGAAAAGCTGGTGCTAGTTCGCGAGCACGAAGACCACGCCGAGTGTCACGTTTACCTGGAGGGTCGCCGGCTGTCCAGCTTCGAGGGTGCTGGTGGCACCGACTACCCGGAAACGCTGCTGCAAAGGCTCGACAGTATCGAGCGATGTCCCGGACTCGGGCGGCCCGAGGAGTTCCACTTAGCCGAGCACCTCCCACCCTACGTGGAGATGCGGGAATCCCGCCTGCACAGCATCTATTGTTCCGGCATGAGCACCACCCGCACAGGCCTGTCGGAGAAGTGCCAGCATGCCAGGAGCCTGCTGCGCAAAAAGCGGGCACGGCTGGAACGCAAGATGAGAATGCCAGACCATCCACCAGTTAGGGAAGTTGTAATGTCTACAGAGCCACCGACGCCGCCTCTTATGCCTGCAGATTTCGCCGGTGCATCAAATGGGGAAAGTGTGGAAAGGGAATTCAAAGCCGATGTACAAGGCAATGTACCTACTGTGGAACTTGTTCTCGACGAGACTGAAAATGGTCCGGTGGAGACTGGCCTTGGTGAGAGTGAATGTACTCCTGTGCTTGAAGTTGAAGACGAGACGGCAGTGCCTTACCATGTAGTCATTTCGGGACAAGTGCCAATTTATGTACAGTGA